CGTCCGAATGTAAAGGTGTTGACCTTGGATCTTGTGGTGTAGTGACTTGTGTGGCAATGATGAAGGgtagaaagaggagctagacaacaTGTCATTCCTTGTTGACTGCCTGGCAAGTCTTAGATTTGTCCTTGCAACTTCTTATTTGTGTAGCGATGTAGTCGGAGGTATAGTGTTACCGGACGACATGGCAACAATGATACCTTGCGAAAAATAGGATATACACCCAACAATCTCCCATAACACGCGGGGCTCTGCAGATGCAATGTGTGCATCTCTCATGCGAGGCTCGCTATCTAAGTCGAGCTCCCAGTTCTTGACTTGTTTGATCGGTTTGTTTAGCATGAACTGGCCATATCTCGTGTGTCAGTGGAGAGGGATTATTTGTTTGTCATCAATGATTGAGTCGAAGTCATTTGCTCGGGAAGACGTGATGACAATGATAGTAGCAGGCAAAACCTCGACAATATTCCTTTCCTTTGTGGCATAGGTCTATTTGGATAAGCGGGTCGGGCAGGATGCCCTTTTTTATGGGCGTGATGTATCATTTTAGAAAACTGTTTTTAATCTATGGACCGAACATTAAGGCTACGGTGTGGAAAAAATTCTAAGTTCTTTCTGAGGCAAGGGAAAAATTCCAAGTATTTATGAGCATTTTCTTAAAAAAAAGGTATTCCAAGTATTTACAGAGGTAGCAGTATTCTTTTTAGCCGTAAAACTGTATTTATGAGCATTTCTCCGTTTCAAAATTTACTTCTCTTTGGGCCGACCTGAAACGGCCCCGCGACACAACTCACCAGTGAAAACGGCCCAGACAATTAAAGTCCGACAGCAAACAGCTGCCGTTCTTTCCCGACCGTGCCTCAACAAATACCGAACCAGCATGCTCTCTGTTTGTTCACTCGATCACTGTCCTACGCCATGGCGCCTCCTCAGTCCGACGAGCAGCTCGTCGACGATCCTGCCATGGTGGACATTACTCCTCCTCACCCCGACGAGCATTTCGGTGGTGAGCCGGCCGTGGAAGACACCGCCCCTCCTCGATTCTCCGACGAGCAACAACTCGGGTGCGTGCCGCAAACCACGCTGATGCCGTACGCGGCCGTGGACTCGTCGCTGCGCGCCATGGCCGGCCAGGCCGAGGGCTTCGGCCGGCACGCCACGGCGGCCTCCACGGCGACGTCTACCACGTCACCATCCTCAATGGTACGCACGGCACCATCTCTCCACCCGTTAATTCTCTGCTGTATCACCATCTGCTGTCATTCTGCCATGGATTCATCGTACTGAAGCTGAACGATGTATTATTAAAGACGACGGGCCCGGCTCGCTGCGGGACGGCTGCCGGCGCCAGGAGCCGCTGTGGATCGTCTTCGACGTGTCCGGCACCATCCGCCTCGCGTCGGGGCTGCGCGTGTCGTCCCACAAGACCGTGGACGGCCGCGGGCGGCGCGTCACCCTGTCCGGCAAGGGGCTTCTTCTCCGCGAGTGCGAGCACGTGATCCTGTGCAACCTGGAGGTGGAGGGCGGGCGCGGGCACGACGCCGACGCCGTCCAGATCAAGCCCGGGTCCAGGCACGTGTGGGTGGACCGCTGCAGCCTGCGCGACTTCGCCGACGGCCTGCTGGACGTGACCTGCGGCAGCACGGACGTGACCGTCTCCCGGTGCCGCTTCTCGGCGCACGACAAGGCCGTGCTGATCGGCGCCAGCAGCGGCCACGTCGGGGACCGGCGCATCCGGGTGACCATCCACCACTGCCTCTTCGACGGCACGCGGCAGCGGCAGCCCCGCGTCCGGTTCGGCCGGGTGCACCTCTACAACAACTACACCCGGGGCTGGGGCATCTACGCCGTCTGCGCCAGCGTGGAGTCGCAGGTGCTGTTCACGCCAAACTGCTCATATCCCACATGCCATAAGCGTGTAGTGTGTAGTGCTAATCCGCACGGTTGGTCTGGCTACAGATTGTCTCCCAGTGCAACATCTACGAGGCAGGGGAGAAGAAGAAAATGTTCACGTACATGAGCGAACAGGTCTCGTATTACATTTACACTGGGCCTTACAGATCTGCATTCCATTTTTTGTAGCTGAAAAGCTTTGGGTTTGTGACTGATGCAGGCGGCGGACAGAGACTGCAGCTCAAGTGGGCGCATCCGGTCTGAAGGCGACCTGTTCCTGAACGGCGCGCAGGAGTACACCGAAAATGATTTGGAAACTGCAGAAGACGACCAGTGGGACTTCGAGGTCCGGGATTGCTACAAGCCGTGGTCGGTCCAGCCCGCGTCGATGGCGCTCAAGGAGCTCCTCGAGTCCTGCACCAGCTGGCAGCCGGTTCCGCTGCCGGAAGACGTCTGCTTCACAAGagcacctgctgctgctgctgctgctacgacATCTGTCTGAACCACTCTGAAATTTTAGAGCACGATCCAAATGAATTTACACGAACAATAACGAACCACCGTACTAGCATTATGTTTGACAGATATGATCAATCAATAACACGAACGATATCTGAAGCTCTGGATTCCATAGTCGATGCATTTTTTTGTGACCAAATCTGTGGATCTGATGATTGTCCTGTTGGAATAAGATTGCGACGTGACTCAGAATAGGTGAGCTGACTGTCCCACTGATTCTGATCGAATGCACTCGCGCAGATTTCTCACGCGCGTTGTTTTCcatgctcgccgtcgccggagtttAGTTACGCAAGTTGTAGATTTTAAATCTCCCGTTCGAAGGAATCGGTGTCACCATCTGCACACAGGCTCGTACTACGCCGTCCCATTCCGTTGGTTTGCTTCGGTTTCTTGTGGGGTTGGCCGATCTGTGTATTCTTTTTCTTAGACTAGAGCATCGATTCTATGTGTTCAAGGTGCagtagtatatatgtatgtacaggcAGACATCATGTCAAGGTCACTTGTTCAAAAGGAGTTCTGAAGACATGGCCATGGTATGTTAAGGAGCACCCTAGAAACAGTGATTTCATACCATTGTGATCCAGGTCCAAACCCTGACATTTTCATTTTGCAGGATCAGTGCACCGATGATGTCAAGTATGAAGAGGTCGGTTCATATTTGCCGCAGCACTCCGAAGTTTAAACACGGTCTTAATTTTCATCGTTGCTCGCGTTTGCTAACTCTGAAGTCTGAACTCAATCTCTAGGAGTTTATCGTGAACTCCCGGGACACCAAGCTGTTCACCTGCGCATGGACGCCGCGCAATTCAGAGCCCAAAGCATTAATCTTCATCTGCCATGGTACCAGCGCAGTGCACTCCCCACTCTCTCTATCTCTGCTCAATCAATTCGTGGCAAAAAGAACAAGTGTTCTTCTTGGTGTCCCCTTGACAGGGATTGCAGCAGAGTGCAGTGTATCAATGAGAGATACTGCCTCCCGTTTGGTGCGCGCCGGGTACGCCGTCTACGGGATAGACCACGAGGGGCACGGCAGGTCGTCTGGCCGGAGATGCTACGTGCCGAACTTCAGCGACGTCGTCGCCGACTGCTCCCGCCATTTCATGAGCGTCTGCGGTATGGACGAACTATATACACCGGGCACACAAACTGAAACTGATCTCTGAATTGGTGGCGTCTGACCAATTTCAGATAAGCCGGAGAACAGGGGGAAGAAGCGGTTCCTGTACGGGATCTCCATGGGCGGGAGCATAGCGCTCCTCCTCCACAGGAAGGAGCCAGCCTACTGGGACGGCGCCGTTCTGCTTGCTCCAATGTGCAAGGTCTTCTCTGTTTTTTTCATTTTCCACCTATAATGAATCCTGCGGTATTTGACTTCTCAATGCAACACGGGGCGAGTTTTCGTGGTGATTTTTGTGTGCATGGTTGTTTGTTAATTCGTTATTCGTTATGGTATCAGATTTCTGATGACATGAGACCTCATCCGGTGGTGGTGAGCGCTCTGAAGATGGTATGCGCGGTGGCTCCCGGTTGGAAGATCATACCCATCCCGGACATCATCGACAAGGTTTGCAAAGATCCAGAGATAAGAAAAAAGGTACTCGGTCATATGTACTCAACTTTTTTAATGCTCTTAACGACTGGAAGAAACGGTGTTGCTGAATTTTCCTACGTGTTTGTGTATTTGCGTGCAGGTTCGCTCAAATCCGTATATTTACAGGGGAAAGCTCCCATTGAAGACCTGCCATGAACTCCTCATGGTGAGCCTGGACATCGAGAAGAACCTGCACGAGGTAATCTCCCTTCCTAGTTAGAAAACCGTCTAATTTCTCTCCCAGTCTGCCCACCTCATGGTGTGCCATGCGTGTAGTCTCAGTAACTTGGGTCCATGGAGAAAGACAGAGAAGCTACTAACGTTTTGGGATTGGCAGGTGAGCCTGCCGTTCTTGGTGCTGCACGGTGGAGACGACATCGTGACGGATCCTTTGGTGAGCAAGCTGCTGTTCGAGGAAGCGTCGAGCGGGGACAAGGACTTGAAGCTCTACCCTGGGATGTGGCACGCGCTCATGGCGGAGCTCCCCCAGGACGCCGAGCGCGTCTACTCCGACATCATCTCTTGGCTGGACCAGAGGGCGAATTGTGCAGCTAATGTTTCCGTAGTGAATACTGGCACGGCAAGCGCCTAGAAGATGCTAGTTAATTAATTATGCAATGCAAAATATGCCAAGTGTTCTGTTTCTTAGCAGATGTCAAGTGTCGTTTCATGCCGCTTGGGCAGGGTATGAAAGGTTGCATAATCCAGATGTGTTACTTGTAGGTTAACTTTGTTTTAGTGAAAACCAAGGTATTGAAAATGTGTGTATGCGGTTGCCACTTCTACTGGTATGCAGCTCTGACCCTAGTTGTGTATGGCATTCTCCAGTGGCAAAAACTATAATGTGTTCCACACGTTCAAGAATTCATTCAATTTACCAATTGACTTGTCGATTAATCCCTACTCTAAGGTCATTGAATAGCCGCTAAATTGATAAATCGGCCAATTAGCATATTAACCCTCTACTCGCCAGCTACGTTGCACGGATACTTGAATACGTATCGGATATGCGATACGGGGATACGCCCGATACGTCAATTTTTTAAAAACATGGATACGGGGATACGTTTATGTATAGATGTTACATATATTAATTATTACAAATATGAAGAAAAAAATTAAGGAGCTTCTAGGTCAAAGCATGCCTCAATACGATTACCCATTTCTTTTCTTGCACTTAGTCCACTTTCATTAATTGGTAGTGAGATTTGACTAGGTTTGTTGTTCCAATCAATACATCGACTTTCTCTTGCTCACCTTTCAATTGGATAAAAAATATTGACAGACATGTTTTCACATAAACTCACGCCCATGTTGGGAATCTTCAAAGGTGTGCCTTTATTATTGAGGGGATTTCACGTCGAACGAGGGGTTTCAGGTATCCAAAACGTATCGCAAAAATATCCTAGGAGTATCAaacattattttctttttttaaaatCAAAATATCAAGGGATACTTACAGGATACGTATCAGGGCAGTATCCGATTGGATACGCGTACTTTCTGAAGTATCCGCGCAACGTAGCTCGCCAGCCAACCTAGCAGCTACCAGCTATCGATTTATTCAATAATCGTTGCAAGTGCATTTTGGCACTTCCATCTTGAGTATTGTGGTTGTTAGTCCATCTAAAAGGCAGCAACCCGCCTTTGTACAACATTGGGATTTCTTTTCCTATTTGGGGTCTTCTCCTCTACTTGAGTGGTATGTTATTCACCGTAAAAGAGTTAGGGCTAGGACGGTCCGAACTTTGCTTCACCGGCGTTTCCCTCCTTTGAAATGGAAGTGGACATTGCAGGGGCGATGGGGAGGCGTCGGACGAGTCCTGCAGTCCAGCGAAGGATCAGGCGGCATGGGCCTGCTCATCGGCGAGGGCTTTGGGTCGGGAGATAGCTTTGACATCCCAATG
The Triticum dicoccoides isolate Atlit2015 ecotype Zavitan chromosome 3A, WEW_v2.0, whole genome shotgun sequence genome window above contains:
- the LOC119272652 gene encoding caffeoylshikimate esterase-like, with the translated sequence MAMDQCTDDVKYEEEFIVNSRDTKLFTCAWTPRNSEPKALIFICHGIAAECSVSMRDTASRLVRAGYAVYGIDHEGHGRSSGRRCYVPNFSDVVADCSRHFMSVCDKPENRGKKRFLYGISMGGSIALLLHRKEPAYWDGAVLLAPMCKISDDMRPHPVVVSALKMVCAVAPGWKIIPIPDIIDKVCKDPEIRKKVRSNPYIYRGKLPLKTCHELLMVSLDIEKNLHEVSLPFLVLHGGDDIVTDPLVSKLLFEEASSGDKDLKLYPGMWHALMAELPQDAERVYSDIISWLDQRANCAANVSVVNTGTASA